Sequence from the Wielerella bovis genome:
ATCACGTTTACCCCAAACAAATGCAACTATTTCACCTGTTTTGGCATGATAAGCATAAATCAGCCAAACTTTGTTTTTCTTATGTTCAACAAATGTATGGAATTCATCAATTTGTAAAGTGTCATAATGCTTTTTTTTTGGATTTGATTTGGTGTTCACTGCGTTTTAAGGCAGCCTGAATTTTAGCTCGACTATAAGCCATTATCCTAGAAATAGCGCGGATACTACAACCATTAGCGGTCATTCGCCAAATCATGAAATCTGATTCAGAATGACAGCCTTTGTTATTCAGGGCGTGGTCACCAATAAAACATCGTTTGCATGTTTTACAGCGATATTTTTGTTTGTGATTGCCATTGAAGCCATTTTTCTTTATATTTAGTTCTTGGCAGCGAGGACATTTCAGAGTTATTTCGGTTTTCACACATCAAAATATACTCTGTTCTCGCTGCTTTTTGTTTATTTATTTTAAACAGCACACTTTTCAGGACACCACTCTGTCATGATTTCTACGGTACTTATATAGTTGGGTCTACTACGTGTTTTATCCATAATGCCTAAATTAAATAAGGGTTTATAGATACTTATACGCAAAGGTGAGTGCTGCTTATGTTTAATGTTTCACATTCATTTTGTCATGACAAAAAATGTGCTAAATTATGACAAAATGCTTGCGGTTTTATACATGTTTTATTATTCGCACGAATTATCAATAAAATAAAGCTACCAATCTTACAAATACAAATTCTATAGTGAATTCACTATAAAAGAAAAGGCAGCCTGAAACCTTTGAGAAAAATAAAAAATCCGAGTCAATATCTTGCTGACTCGGATTTTTTACCTTGCTACATAATTATTGCTGAATCGTTTCCACCTGAATCATTTCCACAGGTACAATTTTCGGTGTCATACGCGGTACATCTGCATAACGCAACACAGGTGCAGGTGGTGGGTCAAGACGAGCTGCCGCCGCAATCATCGCGCCCACGCTGGTCTCTACCAACTGTAAACCCAAAGCAGCCGCCTCAGCCACAGCTTGCTGTCGCAATGAAACATTTTCAGGCTGTGGCATGGTTTCCGTTACAGTATTATTTTCAGGCTGCGTTTGTGTTTCCAAAACAGGATTTTCAGATTGCACCAATGCTGTTTCTGTTTCCAAAACATCAACTTCTTCCTGCACCATTTCAGGCTGCATCTGAGCAATATGCGACATTTCTGGCGCAAGATTTTCAGAAGAAACTGGAATTTCTTCCTCATCAACTGTCTCAATCGCTTTCAGGCTGCCTGAATTTATCGTGTTTTCAACGGTTTCAGGGAACAAAGTCGCCACAATCGCTTCCACTTGCTGCGCCACATGTTGCGCAATCGCATTATCATCGGCAATCTCGGTCGCATTTTCAACTGGTTGTTCCATCGCATCATCGCGCTCAATACCCACTAAAACAGGAGCCTGTCGCGCCTGATACGCCGCAACCAAACTACTTTCCGCTGCCAATTCAGGATATTCCAGCAAAACATGTGCAATACCATCTTCCACACGCAAACTCACATCATCAATGCTCAAATACTGCTCAATTTTGGCTGCTGACGGAATACCACGATTGCGATTTTGATTATGACGATTGTTGTTTTTACTGCGTTTCTCGCCACCAATATGCACTACCACAGGTTTTTGTTTTTTATGACGATTACCTTTTTTCGCCACATTTTCCATGTTTTCAGGCTGCATTTCTGTTTCTGCAGCAGCCTGAACCATTTGTTGTTGTGCTTTTTCAGCCTTATTTTTTTCACGATTCAAACGCTGTTGTTCACGCTGTTCCTGCTTGCGATTTTGTTTTTCTGTTTTAACAGAAATATTTTCAGGCTGCATCAAAGCGGTTGCATCATCAGTTGGATTTTTCTCCGCTTGTTTTGCCTGATTTTGACGCTGATTGTGTTTGCCCGTTGCATTTTCTTCACGATTTTTATGCTGACGGCGATTTGGATTATTGCGTTTACTTGCTGCTGTCGCCTGTTTCTTATGACCACGCTTTTTCACAGGTTCTGTTTTTTCAGGTTCAGATGCACCAAACAGATTTTTCAACCAGCCCTTGAAACTATCCCACCATGATTTGCTGTCTTTGCTCGGCGCAGTAGGCGCAGGAGTAGCGTGTTTCAAACCACGCACAGCAGGTTCAGGACGCGATGCTTTTTCACCTTTACTGTTACTAAACGGTACATTTTCCTCTTTTTCAGGCTGCATGACACGTTTATAACTTGGTTCCGCATTTTCCGCTACATCATCGGTACGGATACGCGAAATTTCGTAATGCGGATTTTCCAAATTCGTATTTGGAATCAGGAACACAGAAACATCCAAACGCTCTTCCATACCAAACAATTCGGCGCGTTTTTCGTTCAACAAAAAAGTCGCCACATCAACAGGCACTTGCGCGTGAACTTCGCCCGTGTTTTCTTTCATCGCCGCGTCTTGAATCAAACGCAAAACGTGCAAAGCGGTGGACTCAATGCTGCGAATCACGCCCGTGCCAGCACAACGTGGACAGGCAATGTGGCTGCTTTCCGCCAATGCTGGCTGCAAACGTTGGCGCGACAATTCCAGCAAACCAAAACGCGACAATTTGCCCATTTGCACACGCGCACGGTCTTTTTTCAGCGCATCGCGCAAGGTGTTTTCCACATCGCGCTGATGTTTCGCGTCTTCCATGTCAATGAAATCAATCACGACCAAGCCGCCCAAGTCGCGCAAACGCATTTGACGCGCCACTTCTTCCGCCGCTTCCATATTCGTGCGGAATGCGGTTTCTTCAATGTCCGCGCCGCGTGTGGAACGCGCTGAGTTTACATCAATAGAAACAAGAGCTTCGGTGTGGTCAATCACAATCGCGCCGCCGCTTGGCAAGCTCACGGAACGCGCAAATGCCGTTTCAATTTGCTGCTCAATTTGCAAACGTGAAAATAAGGGCGTGTGGTCGGTGTAGAGTTTCAGTCTGCTCAAATTATTCGGCATGACATAACTCATGAATTCAGACACTTGCTCGTAAACTTTGGGGTTGTCCACCAAAATTTCGGCAATATCGGGGCGGTAATAATCGCGGATTGCGCGAATCACCAGCGAGCTTTCCATAAACAGCAAATAGGGCTGTTTGTGGGCATTGGCGGCTTCTTCAATCGCGCGCCAAAGTTGCAATAAATAATTGAAATCCCATTGCAATTCTTCTGCGCTGCGTCCGATGCCTGCGGTACGCGCAATCATGCTCATGCCGTGTGGCACGTCCAGTTGCGCCATCGCTTCTTTGAGTTCGGCGCGGTCTTCGCCTTCAATGCGGCGCGACACGCCACCACCACGCGGATTATTCGGCATCAACACCAAATAGCGTCCTGCCAAGCTGATAAAGGTGGTTAAGGCTGCGCCTTTGTTGCCGCGCTCGTCTTTTTCCACTTGCACGATGATTTTCATGCCTTCTTTCAGCACGTCTTGAATGCGGACTTTGCCGCCTTCGTAGTCCTGAAAATAGGCGCGTGAGACTTCTTTAAACGGCAAAAAGCCATGACGTTCCACGCCATAATCCACAAAACAGGCTTCCAAAGACGGCTCAATGCGCGTAATCACGCCTGTGTAGATGTTGCCTTTGCGTTGTTCTTTGCCGAGGGTTTCAATGTCCAAATCCAACAGGGTTTGTCCATCAACAATTGCCACGCGCAATTCTTCCGAATGAGTGGCGTTGAAGAGCATACGTTTCATGTTATACCTTTGTTTTCAAAAGTTTAACACGTTTTCGGTTTGATAAACTGCTCGCGTGATGGCGCATATCTTGCGCTGCGATGTATGCAGTTGTAGGGTTATGAATATTTTGCTTGCGAATTGCTTTTTTCGCTCAAAATATTCATAACCCCTTAATGGAGACGATTATAAAGAACATTTTGTGTTTTCAGGCTGCCTGAAATTTAAGATGCTTATTATTCACAATTAAATTAACAAATTTTATTTTAAGGAATTTGTTGGGCAAACATTAAAATTTCTACTGATGCAGAAATGACGACAATGTATTTTATATTGCGAGATATTTTCAGGCTGTCTAAATATTTATTTTTCCAATTAATCAATAATTTTAAGCCATCGTCTATACTTTTGTATTCAAACAATATTTTTGCTGCCACAGGCTAACTAGCAACAAAAAGGAAAACGTGTAAAGTAGTTTTTTTGTAAAATGGCGATATACGGCTTTTTCTATACAATCGGTGTACAAGTTGCCTAAAAAATTATTTCTTCAATTTAATCAAAGCCGTATAGCTTGCAAACACCATGTTTCAGGCAGCCTATTTGCTGCTAAAACCAGTTGGGAATTATAGAGAAAATGCCGACAATTAGCAAAGATTTAGTCAATCATATTACGATTCAGCCGCATGATGCAGGACAACGTTTGGATAACTATTTGATTAAAATATTAAAAGGCGTACCAAAAAGCCATATTCATCGCATTATTCGCGGTGGCGAGGTGCGCATCAACAAAGGGCGAACAAAAGCCGATGCGCGTATTGAAGCGGGCGATGTCATACGCATTCCGCCGATTCGTATCGCAGAAAAAAGTGCAATCACGCAAAAAATAATTCCTGCGCGTAATTTTGAAATTGTGTTTGAAGATGATGCATTGCTGGTGGTCAATAAACCATCTGGGGTGGCGGTACATGGTGGTTCAGGCGTGAGTTTTGGCGTGATTGAACAACTACGACAAGCACGCCCTGATGCGAAATATTTGGAATTGGTGCATCGTTTGGATAAAGATACAAGTGGTTTGTTGATGGTGGCGAAAAAACGCAGCGCATTGGTCAAATTACACGAAATGTTACGCAACGACCATCCGAAAAAAGTGTATTTAGCTTTGGGTGTGGGTGTATGGCAGCCTGAAAATCGGCACATTAAATTGCCATTGTTTAAATACACGGGCGCAGCTGGGGAAAAAATGGTGCGCGTTGATGAAAATGGACAGTCGGCACATACAATTTTTCAAGTGTTGGATACGTTTTCAGGCAGCCTGACGCATTCGGTAGGGATTTCAGCCTTGAGTTTGGTGCAAGCGACTTTGAAAACAGGGCGCACGCATCAAATTCGGGTGCATATGCAATCGCAAAATTGTCCGATTGCGGGCGATGAACGATATGGGGATTATCAGGCGAATAAGCGTTTGCAGAAATTGGGGCTGAAACGTATGTTTTTACACGCTTATATTTTGGAACTTGACCACCCGATTACGGGCGAGCGTTTGTATTTGAAAGCGGAATTGCCACAAGATTTACAAATTTTATTGGCAAATTTGAAAGTAGCGTAATGTTTTTTCAGGCTGCCTGAAATGGAGCAAATATGGATTTTAATCAAACCGCAAGAGAGACTTTAACGCGTGTGCAATCTGAATTGGCGCAAGGTCAAACGCAAATTTCATGGGATATTTTGTATCCAATTTTTGACCGTGAAAATTATTTGAAGGAGATGAAAAAATCGTTTGGCTGGCGTTCGCACATGAAAAGTATGTTTTTTGCCTTTCTGATGTTGATAGGTTTAGTTGCCAAAGGTGGTTTGAACCCATTTTGGGCTGGATTGGCAAGTGTGTTATTTTTGATTTGGGAGGTAAGGGATAATCAAAAAACGCGTCAAGAAGCTTTGGCGAGAGAATATTTTGTTTATGGTATTCAGGTCAATTTCAAAAAGCGAAAAGCACAGATAACGTGGAATGGTGTGAAAATGCGTCATCAGGTGAAATTTCACAAAAATGAAGAATTGCCCTCATTTAATCTGCCTGAACGACCAGAGCCGTCTGATGTGAGATTGCGCGATACGCTGCAAAATACGCTAGCGCAGAAAATGGGGGTTCGGTTTGTGGATTGAAAACCTGTATTATCAGTTTTCAGGCTGCCTTTTGCTATTTTTATCTAAAAAGGCAGCCTGAAAAATGATTTGCTAAAATCAAACCATTTGGATTAAAAAAAGAAATAATATGAAACCATTATCGGAAAAATCCGCTGCGCTGAATTTACTGATTGGCTGCGTGGTGTTTAGTTTGGGCAGCATTATTGTGGCAAAAGTCCCTGTTGGTTCCTATGCGATTGCGTTTTGGCGATTGGCGGTGGCGGCGGTGATTTTTGCCGTGTTGATGCGATTGTTCGCGCAACGCTTTCCCAAAAATCGTAAGGCGATTGGGTGGGCTTTGTTGTCGGGCGTTTTTTTGGGATTTGACTTGGCGTTGTGGCATGAGAGCATTCATGCGGTTGGACCAGGTATTGCCACTGTATTGAATTGTTTGCAGATTTTTTGGATAACGGCGATGGGCTTGTTATTTTTTGGTGAGAAATTGACACGACAACAAGTCGTTAGTTTGGTGTTAGCCATGTTGGGCGTTATCATGATTGCCAGCCCCGAATTTGGACACAATCATCACGCATTATGGGGCTTGTTTACGGGCTTGGCATCGGGTTTAGCGTTGGCGATTTCTATGATGTTGGTACGCAAAACGCATGAAACGGCAAAAACGCCGATTTTTGTGTTGATGTGGCTTTTAAGTGTGGGTGGTATGCTGACTTTGATTGTGCCGATGTTGTTGTGGAATGGGGATAGTTTGTTGCCGCAAACGTGGACGCAAGCGAGCTTGATTGTGATTTATGGTGCGGTGATGCAATGTTTTGCGTGGGGCATGATTGCGTATGCGCTGCCTTTGTTGTCGTTGAGTGTGGCGGGATTGTTGCTGTTGAGTGAGCCTGTGGCGGCGTTGTGGATTGATTTTGTGTTTTTGGATAAACCGATTTCGGCGATTCAATGGCTGGGCGCGGTTTTGACGATGGTGGCGATTTATTTGGGGTCGTTGAAAAAGAAGAAATAGTGGTATTTTTGAAAGATAAGGCAGCCTGAAAAATATTTTTCAGGCTGCCTTTGTCATTTATATTTGACAATTTTGATGTCAATATTCACAATGTCATTTATACGCGACATCAATCATGGCAATTATGAATACCAACCAAGTCCGACACTTTCGCCAACAAAAAGGCTGGTCGCAACAAGAATTGGCGCAACAGGTTGAAGTTGCGCGACAAACGATTAATTTAATTGAAAATAATCGCTACAATCCTACGCTATCTTTGTGCTTAAAACTGGCGTGGGCATTGGAGACAGATTTAAATGCTTTGTTTTGGCAACAGGAGACTGATGATGAACACAAAGAAATGCTATGAACATATGTTCAAATTTTGCGTTGGACAACCGCCACATCATTTAGATGAGCGACAAATGCAAATGGTTGAAGCGTATTATGCCAAAATTGGGATAGTATGCAGTTTTTTGTTCAATATCTTCATGTTTTTATTGTGTGTTTTGGGACTTGTCACCACACTATCCAATAATCAACTGCTATTGCGGATACACATGATTGCATGGATAGTCCTGATGCCTTATCTCTATTTTTTAGTCAAAAATCCGCTGAAATTGAACTTGGAATGGCTAAATCCTGCTGATTTTTCTGAACAAAAAATCCAACAAAAAAAGCAACAAATGCACCGAGCGACTTGGCTGGGATTTTTTATCATCAGTATCATTGGTATCACAGCAGCAAAAGGCTTGAAACCAGACGTGCCGATTTGGTTAATCGTGCCATTCGTTGTGCTTGCAGTCGGATTGATTATGCGTTTTGAACACATGGAAAGTATGCAAAATCACGATGAAAGGGTAAAAGAATTTCGTGAGCAACAGAATGAAAATGCGGAATAATTTCAGGCTGCCTTTCAGTACACGATTTGTTGTAGCAACTGTATTTTTAACCCCATCGGGTAAAAATACAAAAAACGTTAAGTCAAAGCCAAATTGTCGCGCATCATTGTATTTAAAATGGTCAGCAATTTGTGCATACACGCATTGATTGCGACTTTGTAAGGTCAGGTATTCATTCCCGACATTATCACGGTATGTTGTGTCGGGCATAAATGCCCGACCTACGAAAATCACGCAAAAAAAGAACCGCTGCCTGAAATGGTGAGAAACGCGTGCAATGGTTGATGTTAAGCAGCGTGGGTATGGCGGCGCAACGCCATGAAAAAAAATTTTAAATATTGAGTAAATAATGTTTCAGGCTGCATGATTAGGCTAAAATGCAGCCTGAAAATATGTGTAACAAGGAAAAATGATGAATTTGCTCCCTTATCAAGCTGATGTTGCGGCGCGTATGAATGTTGGCGCGGAACAGGAAGTGCCTGCTCATGCGGAATTTTATGAAACAAAAAATGCTTATTGGATTGCGTGGTTTGCGCCGATGGCTGCGGTGTTGCCACCCAATTTGCCTGCTGATGAGCCGTGCGATTGGGTGGAAGGTGCGGACAGTTTGGCGGAATTGGTGAGTTTGATTGAAAGTGGTGATTATGAACAATTATTGGCAGACGATGCGCACGAAATGTGTTGCGCTTGCGGCTGCCATCATGAATAAGGCAGCCTGAAACGATGTTTAGAGCTAATTTATACGATTTATTCAATGATGCGATTCATGCGGTGCGTCTGCAATATCGCCCACGTGCAGAAATGTATGCGTATGGTTTGCCTGTGTTTGCGATTGTGATGCTGGCGGTGGGCGTGAGTATTGCAACATCACCTGCTTATTTGGCGCTTTTTGGTTCAAGCTCTGCGGCATTTGGTTTTGCGATTGTGATGGGTATCACGCGCTGGTTGGTGCTAACGCGTGCTTTAACCAGCATGGTACAACATGCAAGTGGGGAACGTATTCCATTTTTGGGCTACACTTTGGCAACAGAAGCGTTGGCAATTCCTTCTTTGTTGATATTGCCTTTCCCTGATTTATTGCCTTTGATTAGTTTGTGGATGGTGTGGTGTTTTTGGGCACAAATCGCAGGGGTTGCAGTATTGAGTCGCCAGCCGATTTTGCGGATTTGTATGGCTTATGTGATTTACTGGCTGGCATCTAGTTTACTGCTTGGTTTGTTTATGACCTTATTTGTCGCAGAAGGTTGGCTGGATAGTGCCGAAATTTTGAAAAATCTTGAAACTTATATGCAACAAGCAAAATAATAGAAAGGCAGCCTGAAAAAAGGAGGAATTGTGTGTTCAATAAATTGATTAAAGAAAAAGAAATAAATTTAGCCAACCATTACTTCAAGCATACACGCTATGCCCAACTTAATTGGGAAGTTCATGGAAAACCGATTATCAAAGAACTTGCACAAGAATTTATACAAACTATTGAAAAAGAAGATAGTTGTTATCTCCATATTTTAAAAGACGATGTTAAAAAACAACCAGTAACACAAGGTGATAATTCTATTTATGGCGACAGTATTACCATTCGATTTGGTTGTAAGCCATTACCTTGTACTGCAACTTTACCAAAACAAGGTACAAAACATGAAATTCTAGTAGAAACAGGTGCATGTTTAGTTTTTTCATGTGGCTTCAATGGTTCTGTTATTGCCATGATATATCTGCCACAATCAGATGTATCCCAGCCACTACGAACACCTTATTTT
This genomic interval carries:
- a CDS encoding Rne/Rng family ribonuclease, yielding MKRMLFNATHSEELRVAIVDGQTLLDLDIETLGKEQRKGNIYTGVITRIEPSLEACFVDYGVERHGFLPFKEVSRAYFQDYEGGKVRIQDVLKEGMKIIVQVEKDERGNKGAALTTFISLAGRYLVLMPNNPRGGGVSRRIEGEDRAELKEAMAQLDVPHGMSMIARTAGIGRSAEELQWDFNYLLQLWRAIEEAANAHKQPYLLFMESSLVIRAIRDYYRPDIAEILVDNPKVYEQVSEFMSYVMPNNLSRLKLYTDHTPLFSRLQIEQQIETAFARSVSLPSGGAIVIDHTEALVSIDVNSARSTRGADIEETAFRTNMEAAEEVARQMRLRDLGGLVVIDFIDMEDAKHQRDVENTLRDALKKDRARVQMGKLSRFGLLELSRQRLQPALAESSHIACPRCAGTGVIRSIESTALHVLRLIQDAAMKENTGEVHAQVPVDVATFLLNEKRAELFGMEERLDVSVFLIPNTNLENPHYEISRIRTDDVAENAEPSYKRVMQPEKEENVPFSNSKGEKASRPEPAVRGLKHATPAPTAPSKDSKSWWDSFKGWLKNLFGASEPEKTEPVKKRGHKKQATAASKRNNPNRRQHKNREENATGKHNQRQNQAKQAEKNPTDDATALMQPENISVKTEKQNRKQEQREQQRLNREKNKAEKAQQQMVQAAAETEMQPENMENVAKKGNRHKKQKPVVVHIGGEKRSKNNNRHNQNRNRGIPSAAKIEQYLSIDDVSLRVEDGIAHVLLEYPELAAESSLVAAYQARQAPVLVGIERDDAMEQPVENATEIADDNAIAQHVAQQVEAIVATLFPETVENTINSGSLKAIETVDEEEIPVSSENLAPEMSHIAQMQPEMVQEEVDVLETETALVQSENPVLETQTQPENNTVTETMPQPENVSLRQQAVAEAAALGLQLVETSVGAMIAAAARLDPPPAPVLRYADVPRMTPKIVPVEMIQVETIQQ
- a CDS encoding RluA family pseudouridine synthase; the protein is MPTISKDLVNHITIQPHDAGQRLDNYLIKILKGVPKSHIHRIIRGGEVRINKGRTKADARIEAGDVIRIPPIRIAEKSAITQKIIPARNFEIVFEDDALLVVNKPSGVAVHGGSGVSFGVIEQLRQARPDAKYLELVHRLDKDTSGLLMVAKKRSALVKLHEMLRNDHPKKVYLALGVGVWQPENRHIKLPLFKYTGAAGEKMVRVDENGQSAHTIFQVLDTFSGSLTHSVGISALSLVQATLKTGRTHQIRVHMQSQNCPIAGDERYGDYQANKRLQKLGLKRMFLHAYILELDHPITGERLYLKAELPQDLQILLANLKVA
- a CDS encoding DMT family transporter, which translates into the protein MKPLSEKSAALNLLIGCVVFSLGSIIVAKVPVGSYAIAFWRLAVAAVIFAVLMRLFAQRFPKNRKAIGWALLSGVFLGFDLALWHESIHAVGPGIATVLNCLQIFWITAMGLLFFGEKLTRQQVVSLVLAMLGVIMIASPEFGHNHHALWGLFTGLASGLALAISMMLVRKTHETAKTPIFVLMWLLSVGGMLTLIVPMLLWNGDSLLPQTWTQASLIVIYGAVMQCFAWGMIAYALPLLSLSVAGLLLLSEPVAALWIDFVFLDKPISAIQWLGAVLTMVAIYLGSLKKKK
- a CDS encoding helix-turn-helix transcriptional regulator; the protein is MAIMNTNQVRHFRQQKGWSQQELAQQVEVARQTINLIENNRYNPTLSLCLKLAWALETDLNALFWQQETDDEHKEML